The following are encoded together in the Streptococcus oralis genome:
- a CDS encoding DUF6287 domain-containing protein, with product MNKKEWVKQFEEANGRKPTASELAEAQSTKKFARGTGNIKIYIGLVLGILVALILVSVFSHSLIGKKESNQASSAVSTTESTSQSSTSQGKADETDKDKQEEIQKLKDQLTALDTKITEAEALVSKFKKETTVPKLDIEAIKNNDLSSLEGTWRSQSGNEYIINDSGEVRATWFTNDQKYESVVGLKVSKGQDSRNPETASISAWVKDSVAGGFVVVAVPSGVVMQPADDGKITDKSNHAEERLLSGQDYGSMLMKPENVYYRVKPDTSKLEEAEKNLAQLQADRESIKSSLESKEKKN from the coding sequence ATGAATAAGAAAGAATGGGTAAAACAATTTGAGGAGGCGAATGGCCGCAAGCCGACTGCATCAGAATTAGCAGAGGCGCAGTCAACTAAAAAGTTTGCGAGAGGAACTGGAAACATCAAAATCTATATTGGGTTAGTCCTCGGTATTTTAGTTGCTCTAATCCTAGTAAGTGTTTTCTCTCATTCTTTGATTGGAAAGAAAGAGTCAAATCAAGCATCGTCTGCTGTTTCAACTACAGAGTCAACAAGTCAATCGTCTACAAGCCAAGGAAAAGCAGATGAGACTGATAAGGATAAACAAGAGGAAATTCAAAAACTCAAGGATCAACTGACTGCTTTAGATACCAAAATTACGGAAGCAGAAGCACTTGTTAGCAAGTTCAAGAAAGAAACTACCGTTCCAAAACTAGATATTGAAGCAATCAAGAACAATGATTTGTCTAGTTTAGAAGGTACTTGGCGTAGTCAATCTGGCAATGAATACATTATTAATGATTCTGGAGAAGTACGTGCGACTTGGTTTACAAATGATCAAAAGTACGAATCTGTAGTTGGATTAAAGGTATCAAAAGGACAAGATAGTCGTAACCCTGAGACAGCGTCTATCAGTGCGTGGGTAAAAGATTCTGTTGCTGGAGGATTTGTAGTAGTAGCTGTGCCAAGTGGAGTTGTTATGCAACCTGCTGATGACGGAAAGATTACGGATAAAAGCAATCATGCTGAGGAAAGACTACTTTCAGGACAAGATTATGGGTCTATGTTAATGAAACCAGAAAATGTTTATTATCGTGTGAAACCAGATACCAGTAAACTTGAGGAAGCAGAAAAGAACTTAGCTCAACTACAAGCAGACCGTGAATCAATCAAATCTTCTCTAGAGTCAAAGGAAAAGAAAAACTAG
- a CDS encoding class II fructose-bisphosphate aldolase produces the protein MAIVSAEKFVQAARDNGYAVGGFNTNNLEWTQAILRAAEAKKAPVLIQTSMGAAKYMGGYKVARNLIANLVESMGITVPVAIHLDHGHYEDALECIEVGYTSIMFDGSHLPVEENLKLAKDVVEKAHAKGISVEAEVGTIGGEEDGIIGKGELAPIEDAKAMVATGIDFLAAGIGNIHGPYPANWEGLDLDHLKKLTEALPGFPIVLHGGSGIPDDQIQAAIKLGVAKVNVNTECQIAFANATRKFARDYEANEAEYDKKKLFDPRKFLADGVKAIQASVEERIDVFGSEGKA, from the coding sequence ATGGCAATCGTTTCAGCAGAAAAATTTGTCCAAGCAGCTCGTGACAACGGTTATGCAGTTGGTGGATTTAACACAAACAACCTTGAGTGGACTCAAGCTATCTTGCGCGCAGCAGAAGCTAAAAAAGCTCCAGTTTTGATCCAAACTTCAATGGGTGCTGCTAAATACATGGGTGGTTACAAAGTTGCTCGCAACTTGATCGCTAACCTTGTTGAGTCAATGGGTATCACTGTACCAGTAGCTATTCACCTTGACCACGGTCACTACGAAGATGCACTTGAGTGTATCGAAGTTGGTTACACTTCAATCATGTTTGACGGTTCACACCTTCCAGTTGAAGAAAACCTTAAATTGGCTAAAGACGTTGTTGAAAAAGCACACGCTAAAGGTATCTCAGTAGAAGCTGAAGTTGGTACTATCGGTGGTGAAGAAGACGGTATCATCGGTAAAGGTGAATTGGCTCCAATCGAAGACGCTAAAGCAATGGTTGCAACTGGTATTGACTTCTTGGCAGCTGGTATCGGTAACATCCACGGTCCTTACCCAGCAAACTGGGAAGGTCTTGACCTTGACCACTTGAAGAAATTGACAGAAGCTCTTCCAGGCTTCCCAATCGTATTGCACGGTGGTTCAGGTATTCCTGATGACCAAATCCAAGCAGCTATCAAACTTGGTGTTGCGAAAGTTAACGTTAACACTGAATGCCAAATCGCATTCGCTAACGCAACTCGTAAATTTGCTCGTGACTACGAAGCAAACGAAGCAGAATACGACAAGAAAAAACTCTTCGACCCACGTAAATTCTTGGCTGACGGTGTAAAAGCTATCCAAGCATCAGTTGAAGAACGTATCGACGTATTCGGTTCAGAAGGTAAAGCTTAA
- a CDS encoding ABC transporter ATP-binding protein, with protein sequence MAMIEVEHLQKNFVKTVKEPGLKGALRSFIHPEKQTFEAVKDLTFEVPKGQILGFIGANGAGKSTTIKMLTGILKPTSGFCRINGKIPQDNRQDYVKDIGVVFGQRTQLWWDLALQETYTVLKEIYDVPDSLFHKRMDFLNEVLDLKEFIKDPVRTLSLGQRMRADIAASLLHNPKVLFLDEPTIGLDVSVKDNIRRAITQINQEEETTILLTTHDLSDIEQLCDRIFMIDKGQEIFDGTVSQLKETFGKMKTLSFELLPGQSHLVSHYEGSSDMTIDRQGNSLNIEFDSSRYQSADIIKQTLSDFEIRDLKMLDTDIEDIIRRFYRKEL encoded by the coding sequence ATGGCAATGATAGAAGTGGAACATCTTCAGAAAAATTTTGTGAAGACAGTGAAGGAGCCGGGGTTAAAGGGAGCTTTGCGCTCCTTTATTCATCCTGAAAAGCAGACCTTTGAAGCGGTCAAGGATTTGACCTTTGAGGTTCCCAAGGGGCAGATTTTAGGCTTTATCGGGGCCAATGGTGCTGGGAAGTCGACAACCATCAAAATGCTGACAGGAATTTTAAAACCGACATCTGGTTTTTGTCGGATTAACGGCAAGATTCCACAGGACAATCGTCAAGACTATGTCAAGGATATCGGGGTTGTCTTTGGACAACGCACCCAGCTATGGTGGGATTTGGCACTGCAAGAGACCTATACGGTCTTGAAAGAGATATACGATGTGCCAGACTCGCTCTTTCATAAACGCATGGATTTTTTGAATGAAGTCTTGGATTTGAAGGAATTTATCAAGGATCCTGTGCGAACTCTTTCACTGGGGCAACGGATGAGGGCGGACATTGCGGCTTCCTTGCTTCACAATCCCAAGGTTCTCTTTTTAGATGAGCCGACCATTGGTTTGGATGTTTCGGTCAAGGACAATATTCGTCGGGCAATTACTCAGATCAATCAAGAGGAAGAAACAACCATTCTCTTGACCACTCACGACCTGAGCGACATTGAGCAACTCTGTGATCGAATTTTTATGATTGATAAGGGGCAAGAGATTTTTGATGGAACGGTTAGCCAGCTCAAGGAAACCTTTGGCAAGATGAAGACTCTTTCCTTTGAACTGCTACCAGGGCAAAGTCATCTTGTCTCTCACTATGAAGGCTCTTCGGATATGACCATTGATAGACAAGGAAACAGCCTCAATATTGAATTCGACAGTTCCCGCTACCAGTCGGCTGATATTATCAAGCAAACCCTGTCTGATTTTGAAATCCGCGATTTGAAGATGTTGGATACGGATATCGAGGATATTATCCGTCGCTTCTACCGAAAGGAGCTCTAA
- a CDS encoding ABC transporter permease → MVKLWRRYKPFINAGVQELITYRVNFILYRIGDVMGAFVAFYLWKAVFDSSQESLIQGFSMADITLYIIMSFVTNLLTRSDSSFMIGEEVKDGSIIMRLLRPVHFAASYLFTELGSKWLIFISVGLPFLSVIVLMKILSEQGIVEVLGLTTLYLFSLTLAYLINFFFNICFGFSAFVFKNLWGSNLLKTSIVAFMSGSLIPLAFFPKIVSDILSFLPFSSLIYTPVMIIVGKYDANQILQAILLQVFWLIVMAGLSQLIWKRVQSFITIQGG, encoded by the coding sequence ATGGTCAAATTGTGGAGACGTTATAAACCCTTTATCAATGCAGGTGTTCAGGAGTTGATCACCTATCGAGTCAACTTTATTCTCTACCGGATTGGGGATGTTATGGGAGCTTTTGTGGCTTTTTATCTCTGGAAGGCTGTCTTTGATTCCTCGCAGGAGTCTTTGATTCAGGGCTTTAGTATGGCAGATATCACCCTCTACATCATCATGAGTTTTGTGACCAATCTGTTGACCAGGTCAGATAGCTCCTTTATGATCGGGGAGGAGGTCAAGGATGGTTCCATTATCATGCGTTTGTTGCGACCAGTGCATTTTGCGGCTTCTTACCTCTTTACAGAGCTTGGATCCAAGTGGTTGATTTTTATCTCTGTTGGACTGCCATTTTTAAGTGTTATTGTCTTGATGAAAATCTTATCTGAGCAAGGGATAGTAGAAGTGCTGGGACTAACTACCCTTTATCTTTTTAGCTTAACGCTGGCCTATCTGATTAACTTTTTCTTTAATATCTGCTTTGGATTTTCAGCCTTTGTGTTTAAAAATCTATGGGGTTCCAATCTACTCAAGACTTCCATAGTGGCCTTTATGTCTGGAAGTTTGATTCCCCTGGCTTTCTTTCCAAAGATTGTTTCTGATATCTTGTCCTTCTTGCCTTTTTCATCCTTGATCTACACTCCTGTCATGATCATTGTTGGGAAATACGATGCCAATCAGATTCTTCAAGCTATCTTGCTACAGGTTTTCTGGCTCATAGTGATGGCGGGCTTGTCTCAGCTGATTTGGAAACGAGTCCAGTCATTCATCACCATTCAAGGAGGTTAG
- a CDS encoding S8 family peptidase yields the protein MKKSTVLSLTTAAVILAAYTPNEVILADAPSSEDALRISDKEKVVADKETENNEQSEDIHNVIETSKDTEEKKTTVIEEKEVVSKKSVIDKKTSNEGASIKEDSNQSKGDNADSSASKDTESPKKEDKLVYIAEFKDKESGEKVIKELSNLKDTKVLYTYNTIFNGTAIETTPDNLDKIKQIGGVSSVERSQKLQPMMNHARKEIGVEEAIDYLKSINAPFGKNFDGRGMVISNIDTGTDYRHKAMRIDDDAKDSMKFKKEDLKGTDKNYWLSDKIPHAFNYYNGGKITVEKYDDGRDYFDPHGMHIAGILAGNDTEKDIKNFNGIDGIAPNAQIFSYKMYSDAGSGFAGDETMFHAIEDSIKHNVDVVSVSSGFTGTGLVGEKYWEAIRALRKAGIPMVVATGNFATSASSSSWDLVANNNLKMTDTGNVTRTAAHEDAIAVASAKNQTIEFDKVNIGGQSFKYRNIGAFFDKNKILTNEDGSKTPNKLKFVYIGKGQDQDLIGLDLKGKIAVMDRIYTKDLKDAFKRATDKGARAIMVVNTVNYYNRDNWTDLPAMGYEADEGTKSQVFSISGDDGVKLWNMINPDKKTEVKRNNKEDFKDNLEQYYPIDMESYNSNKPNVGDEKEIDFKFAADTDKELYKEDIIVPAGSTSWGPRTDLLLKPDVSAPGKNIKSTLNVINGKSTYGYMSGTSMATPIVAASTVLIRPKLKELLERPVLKNLKGDDKIDLTSLTKIALQNTARPMMDATSWKEKSQYFASPRQQGAGLINVANALRNEVVATFKNTDSKGLVNSYGSISLKEIKGDKKYFTIKLHNTSNRPLTFKVSASTVTTDALTDRLKLDETYKDEKSPDGKQIVPEIHPEKVKGANITFEHDTFTIGPNSSFDLNAVINVGEAKNKNKFVESFIHFESVEEMEALNSNGKKRNFQPSLSMPLMGFAGNWNHEPILDKWAWEEGSKSKAMEGYDDDGKPKIPGTLNKGIGGEHGIDKFNPAGVIQNRKDKNTTSLDQNPELFAFNNEGINAPSSSGSNIAKIYPLDSNGNPQDAQLERGLTPSPLVLRSAEEGVISIVNTNKEGENQKDLKVISREHFIKGILNSKRNDAKGIKSSKLKVWGDLKWDGLIYNPRGREENAPESNDKKDPATKIRGQFEPIAEGQYFYKFKYRLTKDYPWQVSYIPVKIDNTPPKIVSIDFSNPEKIKLITKDTYHKVKEQYKNETLFARDQKEHPEKFDEIANEVWYAGAALVNEDGEVEKNLEVTYAGEGQGRNRKLDKDGNTIYEIKGAGDLRGKIIEVIALDGSSNFTKIHRIKFADHADEKGMISYYLVDPDQDSSKYQKLGEIPESKFKNLENRKEDSLKKDTTEVEHHQENEEATEEKSSLTIHKTISTIRDFESKDLKKLIKKKFREVDDFTSETGKRIEEYDYKYDDKGNIIAYDDGSALQYETEKLDEIKSKIYGILNPSKDGHFEILGKISNVSKNAKVYYGNNYKSIEIKTTKYDSHSKTMTFDLYANINDIVDGLAFAGDMRFFVKDDDQIKAETKIRMPEKNKETKAEYPYASSYGNVIELGEGDLSKNKPNNLTDMESGKIYSDSEKQQYLLKDNIILRKGYALKVTTYNPGKTDMLEGNGVYSKEDIAKIQKANPNLRVLSETTIYADSRNVEDGRSTQSVLMSALDGFNIVRYQVFTFKMNDKGEAIDKDGNLVTDSSKLVLFGKDGKEYTGEDKSNVEAIKEDGSTLFIDAKPVNLSMDKNYFNPSKSNKIYVRNPEFYLRGKISDKGGFNWELRVNESVVDNYLIYGDLHIDNTRDFNIKLNVKDGDIMDWGMKDYKANGFPDKVTDMDGNVYLQTGYSDLNAKAVGVHYQFLYDNVKPEVSIDPKGNTSIEYANGKSVVFNINDKRNNGFDGEIQEQHIYVNGKEYKSFDDIKQLTDKTLNIKIVVKDFARNTTVKEFILNKDTGEVSELKPHRVTVTIQNGEEMISMIVSEEDFMLPVYKGELEKGYQFDGWEISGFEGKKDAGYVLNLSKDTFIKPVFKKIEEKKEEENKPTFDVSKKKEKTQSNPTNDVNSIVSDENDKNFEINKNVYLNEQVNLTNKNTNINSKSTINNPNQLPKTGTASGAQTLLATGIMFIVGAFLGLKRKNKD from the coding sequence ATGAAAAAAAGTACGGTATTGTCATTAACTACTGCTGCAGTTATTTTAGCAGCATATACCCCCAATGAGGTAATTTTAGCAGATGCACCTAGTTCTGAAGATGCTTTAAGAATTTCTGATAAAGAAAAAGTAGTAGCAGATAAAGAAACAGAAAACAATGAACAATCTGAAGATATTCATAATGTTATAGAAACTTCAAAGGATACTGAGGAGAAGAAGACAACAGTTATTGAGGAAAAAGAAGTTGTTAGTAAAAAGTCTGTGATAGACAAAAAAACTAGTAACGAAGGAGCAAGTATCAAAGAGGACTCCAATCAATCCAAAGGAGATAATGCAGACTCGTCTGCAAGTAAGGACACGGAAAGTCCCAAAAAAGAAGATAAACTTGTCTATATTGCTGAATTTAAAGATAAAGAATCTGGAGAAAAAGTAATTAAGGAACTATCCAATCTTAAGGATACAAAAGTTTTATATACTTATAATACGATTTTTAATGGCACTGCCATTGAAACAACTCCAGATAATTTGGACAAAATTAAACAAATAGGAGGTGTTTCGTCGGTTGAACGATCACAAAAACTCCAACCAATGATGAATCATGCCAGAAAGGAAATTGGAGTTGAGGAAGCTATTGATTACCTAAAGTCTATTAATGCTCCATTTGGGAAAAATTTTGATGGTAGAGGTATGGTCATTTCAAATATCGATACTGGAACAGATTATAGGCATAAGGCTATGAGGATCGATGATGATGCCAAAGACTCAATGAAATTTAAAAAAGAAGACTTAAAAGGCACTGATAAAAATTATTGGTTGAGTGATAAAATCCCTCATGCGTTCAATTATTATAATGGTGGTAAAATCACTGTAGAAAAATATGATGATGGAAGGGATTATTTTGACCCACATGGGATGCATATTGCAGGGATTCTTGCTGGAAATGATACTGAAAAAGACATCAAGAACTTTAATGGCATAGATGGAATTGCGCCTAATGCACAAATTTTCTCTTATAAAATGTACTCTGACGCAGGATCTGGGTTTGCGGGTGATGAAACAATGTTTCATGCTATTGAAGATTCGATCAAACACAATGTCGATGTTGTTTCGGTATCATCTGGCTTTACGGGAACAGGTCTTGTAGGCGAGAAATATTGGGAGGCTATTAGAGCATTAAGAAAAGCAGGAATCCCAATGGTTGTTGCTACAGGTAATTTTGCGACTTCTGCTTCAAGTTCTTCTTGGGATTTAGTAGCAAATAATAATCTGAAAATGACAGATACTGGAAATGTAACACGAACTGCCGCACATGAAGATGCTATAGCGGTCGCTTCTGCTAAAAATCAAACCATTGAGTTTGATAAAGTTAACATAGGTGGACAAAGTTTTAAATACAGAAATATAGGGGCTTTTTTCGATAAAAATAAAATCCTAACAAATGAGGATGGCTCAAAAACTCCAAATAAATTAAAATTTGTATATATAGGCAAAGGTCAAGACCAAGATTTGATAGGCTTGGATCTTAAGGGCAAAATTGCAGTAATGGATAGAATTTATACCAAGGATTTAAAAGATGCTTTTAAAAGAGCAACGGATAAAGGTGCACGTGCTATTATGGTTGTAAATACTGTAAATTACTACAATAGAGATAATTGGACAGACCTTCCAGCTATGGGATATGAAGCGGATGAAGGGACTAAAAGTCAAGTATTTTCAATTTCAGGAGATGATGGTGTAAAATTATGGAACATGATTAACCCTGATAAAAAAACTGAAGTCAAAAGAAATAATAAGGAAGATTTTAAAGATAACTTAGAACAATACTATCCAATTGATATGGAAAGCTATAATTCTAATAAACCGAATGTAGGTGATGAAAAAGAAATTGACTTTAAATTTGCAGCTGACACAGACAAAGAACTTTATAAAGAAGATATTATAGTCCCAGCAGGGTCTACATCTTGGGGGCCAAGAACAGACTTGCTTTTAAAACCGGATGTTTCAGCACCTGGTAAAAATATTAAATCCACTCTAAATGTTATCAATGGTAAATCCACTTATGGTTATATGTCAGGAACTAGTATGGCAACTCCAATCGTAGCAGCTTCTACTGTTTTGATTCGACCAAAATTAAAGGAATTGCTTGAAAGACCTGTCTTGAAAAATCTTAAGGGAGATGACAAAATAGACCTTACAAGTCTTACAAAAATAGCTCTACAAAATACTGCAAGACCTATGATGGATGCAACCTCTTGGAAAGAAAAGAGTCAATACTTTGCATCACCTAGACAGCAGGGAGCGGGGCTAATTAATGTTGCCAACGCTTTGAGAAATGAAGTTGTAGCAACTTTCAAAAATACAGATTCTAAAGGTTTGGTAAATTCATATGGTTCCATTTCTCTTAAAGAAATAAAAGGTGATAAAAAATACTTTACAATTAAGCTTCACAATACCTCAAACAGACCTTTAACCTTTAAAGTTTCTGCATCAACTGTAACTACAGATGCTCTAACTGATAGGCTAAAACTCGATGAAACATATAAAGATGAAAAATCTCCGGACGGGAAGCAAATTGTTCCAGAAATTCACCCAGAAAAAGTCAAAGGAGCAAATATCACATTTGAGCATGATACTTTCACTATAGGTCCAAATTCCAGCTTTGATTTAAATGCGGTTATAAATGTTGGAGAAGCTAAAAACAAAAATAAATTTGTAGAATCATTTATTCATTTTGAGTCAGTGGAAGAAATGGAAGCTCTAAACTCCAACGGTAAGAAAAGAAACTTCCAACCTTCTTTGTCGATGCCTCTAATGGGATTTGCTGGGAATTGGAACCACGAACCAATCCTTGATAAATGGGCCTGGGAAGAAGGATCAAAATCAAAAGCAATGGAAGGTTATGATGATGATGGTAAACCAAAAATTCCAGGTACCTTAAATAAGGGGATTGGTGGAGAACATGGTATAGATAAATTTAATCCAGCAGGAGTTATCCAAAATAGAAAAGATAAAAATACAACATCCCTAGATCAAAATCCAGAATTATTTGCTTTCAATAACGAAGGAATCAACGCACCTTCATCAAGTGGCTCTAATATTGCTAAAATCTATCCTTTAGATTCAAATGGAAATCCTCAAGATGCTCAACTTGAGAGAGGATTAACGCCTTCTCCACTTGTATTAAGAAGTGCAGAAGAAGGGGTGATTTCAATAGTAAATACAAATAAAGAAGGAGAAAATCAAAAAGACTTAAAAGTCATTTCGAGAGAACACTTTATTAAAGGAATTTTAAACTCTAAAAGAAATGATGCAAAAGGAATCAAATCATCTAAACTAAAAGTTTGGGGTGACTTGAAATGGGATGGACTCATTTATAACCCTAGAGGTAGAGAAGAAAATGCCCCAGAAAGTAATGACAAAAAAGATCCTGCTACTAAGATACGAGGACAATTTGAACCGATTGCGGAAGGCCAATATTTCTATAAATTTAAATATAGATTAACCAAGGATTACCCATGGCAGGTTTCCTATATTCCTGTAAAAATTGATAACACACCTCCAAAGATTGTTTCAATTGATTTTTCAAACCCTGAAAAAATTAAGTTAATTACAAAGGATACTTATCACAAGGTCAAAGAGCAATACAAGAATGAAACGTTATTTGCGAGAGATCAAAAAGAACATCCTGAAAAATTTGACGAGATTGCCAACGAAGTTTGGTATGCTGGGGCCGCTCTTGTTAATGAAGATGGAGAGGTTGAGAAAAATCTTGAAGTCACTTATGCAGGTGAGGGTCAAGGAAGAAATAGGAAACTTGACAAAGACGGAAATACCATTTATGAAATTAAAGGTGCAGGAGATTTAAGAGGCAAAATCATTGAAGTGATTGCATTAGACGGTTCTAGCAATTTCACAAAGATTCATAGAATTAAATTTGCTGATCATGCTGATGAAAAGGGGATGATTTCCTATTATCTAGTAGATCCTGATCAAGATTCATCTAAATACCAAAAGCTTGGCGAGATTCCCGAATCTAAATTTAAAAATTTAGAAAATAGAAAAGAGGATAGTCTTAAAAAAGATACAACGGAAGTAGAACATCATCAAGAAAATGAAGAGGCTACCGAAGAAAAATCTAGCTTGACTATTCATAAAACTATTTCAACAATTAGAGATTTTGAAAGTAAAGACTTAAAGAAACTCATTAAAAAGAAATTCAGAGAAGTTGATGACTTTACAAGTGAAACTGGTAAGAGAATAGAGGAATACGATTATAAATACGATGATAAGGGAAATATCATTGCTTATGACGATGGTAGTGCCTTACAATATGAAACTGAAAAACTTGATGAAATCAAATCAAAAATTTATGGCATTCTAAACCCGTCTAAAGATGGACACTTTGAAATTCTTGGAAAGATCAGTAATGTTTCTAAAAATGCCAAGGTATATTATGGCAATAATTATAAATCGATAGAAATCAAAACGACCAAGTATGATTCCCACTCAAAAACGATGACATTTGATTTATACGCTAATATTAATGATATTGTGGATGGATTAGCTTTTGCAGGCGATATGAGGTTTTTTGTCAAAGATGATGATCAGATAAAAGCTGAAACTAAAATTAGAATGCCTGAAAAAAATAAGGAAACTAAAGCAGAATATCCGTATGCATCAAGTTATGGGAATGTAATAGAATTAGGAGAAGGAGATCTTTCAAAAAATAAACCAAACAATTTAACGGACATGGAATCTGGTAAAATCTATTCTGATTCAGAAAAACAACAATATCTATTAAAGGATAACATCATTCTAAGAAAAGGCTATGCACTAAAAGTGACTACCTATAATCCTGGAAAAACGGATATGTTAGAAGGGAATGGAGTCTATAGCAAGGAAGATATAGCAAAAATCCAAAAGGCCAATCCTAATCTAAGAGTATTATCAGAAACAACAATTTATGCTGATAGTAGAAATGTTGAAGATGGAAGAAGTACTCAATCAGTATTAATGTCGGCTTTGGACGGCTTTAACATTGTAAGGTATCAAGTGTTTACCTTTAAAATGAATGATAAAGGGGAAGCTATCGATAAAGATGGAAATCTTGTGACAGATTCTTCTAAACTGGTATTATTTGGTAAGGATGGTAAAGAGTACACTGGAGAAGATAAGTCCAATGTAGAAGCTATAAAAGAAGATGGCTCTACGTTATTTATTGATGCAAAACCAGTAAATCTTTCAATGGACAAGAACTACTTTAATCCATCCAAATCTAATAAAATTTATGTACGAAATCCAGAATTTTATTTAAGAGGTAAGATTTCTGATAAGGGTGGTTTTAACTGGGAGTTGAGAGTTAATGAATCGGTTGTAGACAATTATTTAATCTACGGAGATTTACACATTGATAACACTAGAGATTTTAACATTAAGCTTAATGTTAAAGACGGTGACATCATGGACTGGGGGATGAAAGACTATAAAGCAAATGGATTCCCAGATAAGGTAACAGATATGGATGGAAATGTTTATCTTCAAACTGGCTATAGCGATTTGAATGCGAAAGCGGTTGGAGTACACTATCAATTTTTATATGATAATGTAAAACCTGAAGTAAGCATTGATCCTAAGGGAAATACTAGTATCGAATATGCTAACGGAAAATCTGTAGTCTTTAACATCAATGATAAAAGAAATAATGGATTCGATGGTGAGATTCAAGAACAACATATTTATGTAAATGGAAAAGAATACAAATCATTTGATGATATTAAACAACTAACAGATAAGACACTAAACATTAAGATTGTTGTAAAAGATTTTGCAAGAAATACAACTGTAAAAGAATTCATTTTAAATAAAGATACGGGAGAGGTAAGTGAATTAAAACCTCATAGGGTAACCGTGACCATTCAAAATGGAGAAGAAATGATTTCAATGATAGTGTCGGAAGAAGATTTTATGTTACCTGTCTATAAGGGTGAATTAGAAAAAGGATACCAATTTGATGGTTGGGAAATTTCTGGTTTCGAAGGGAAAAAAGACGCCGGCTATGTTCTTAATCTATCAAAAGATACCTTTATAAAACCTGTATTCAAGAAAATAGAGGAGAAAAAGGAGGAGGAAAATAAACCTACTTTTGATGTATCGAAAAAGAAAGAAAAAACACAATCTAATCCAACTAATGATGTCAACAGTATTGTTTCTGATGAGAATGATAAAAACTTTGAAATTAACAAGAACGTTTATCTAAATGAACAAGTGAACTTAACTAATAAAAATACCAACATCAATAGTAAATCAACTATTAACAATCCTAATCAGTTGCCAAAAACCGGAACAGCAAGCGGAGCCCAGACACTATTAGCTACCGGAATAATGTTTATAGTAGGAGCTTTTCTAGGATTGAAGAGAAAAAATAAAGATTAA
- a CDS encoding ABC transporter permease, which produces MKKYQRMHLIFIRQYIKQIMEYKVDFVVGVLGVFLTQGLNLLFLNVLFQHIPSLEGWTFQEIAFIYGFSLIPKGLDHLFFDNLWALGQRLVRKGEFDKYLTRPINPLFHILVETFQIDALGELLVGGILLATTVSSIAWTFPKFLLFLVCIPFATLIYTSLKIATASIAFWTKQSGAMIYIFYMFNDFAKYPISIYNSLLRWLISFIVPFAFTAYYPASYFLQDKDGIFNIGGLMLIFLVFFFISLKLWDRGLDAYESAGS; this is translated from the coding sequence ATGAAAAAATATCAACGCATGCACCTGATTTTTATCAGACAATACATCAAGCAAATCATGGAATACAAGGTCGATTTTGTGGTGGGCGTGTTAGGAGTTTTTCTAACTCAAGGCCTGAACCTCTTGTTTCTCAATGTACTCTTTCAACACATCCCCTCGCTAGAAGGCTGGACTTTTCAAGAAATCGCCTTTATCTATGGATTTTCCTTAATTCCCAAGGGATTGGACCATCTCTTTTTTGACAATCTCTGGGCACTGGGGCAACGTTTGGTGCGAAAAGGAGAGTTTGACAAGTACCTGACGCGTCCCATTAATCCTCTTTTTCACATCTTGGTTGAGACCTTTCAGATTGATGCCTTGGGCGAACTTTTGGTCGGAGGTATTTTGCTAGCGACAACGGTATCTAGTATTGCTTGGACTTTTCCCAAATTCCTGCTTTTCTTAGTCTGCATTCCTTTTGCGACCTTGATTTATACTTCCTTGAAAATCGCGACAGCCAGTATCGCTTTTTGGACCAAGCAGTCAGGCGCCATGATTTACATTTTTTATATGTTTAATGACTTTGCCAAGTACCCGATTTCCATTTACAACTCCCTTCTTCGCTGGTTGATTAGCTTTATCGTGCCTTTTGCTTTTACGGCCTACTATCCTGCTAGCTATTTCTTACAGGACAAGGATGGGATCTTTAACATTGGTGGGTTGATGTTGATTTTCCTTGTTTTCTTTTTCATTTCGCTCAAACTCTGGGATAGAGGATTGGATGCTTACGAAAGTGCAGGTTCTTAA